Proteins encoded together in one Bradyrhizobium sp. CB82 window:
- a CDS encoding ParA family protein: MRSVISIVQRKGGAGKTTIAISLAGDLHRRGILVDVIDADPQRSAAEWAAPGRLPFRVSEVPLHYGEAARWAKLISSSPGSVTIIDTPPHEYAVGAAVAVADIIVLPCTPSGLDLSATEETISAIAFARSKRDADVPTFLVPNRVDPRTLEGQQIVEALGELGETVCGPIASRLAYVRAFSAGTLPRGYAISTELAGLSEPILAAVQQAMHAPRLPAT, translated from the coding sequence ATGCGCTCGGTGATCTCAATCGTCCAGCGGAAAGGCGGGGCGGGCAAAACGACCATCGCGATAAGCTTGGCGGGCGATTTGCACCGGCGCGGCATCTTGGTGGATGTTATTGACGCCGATCCACAGCGATCCGCCGCGGAGTGGGCCGCGCCTGGACGGCTTCCCTTTCGGGTCTCCGAGGTGCCGCTGCATTATGGTGAGGCAGCCCGCTGGGCCAAGCTCATCAGCTCATCGCCGGGGAGCGTCACCATTATTGACACGCCGCCGCACGAATACGCGGTTGGCGCTGCGGTCGCGGTCGCTGACATCATCGTTCTGCCCTGTACACCTTCGGGGCTCGACCTGAGCGCCACGGAGGAAACGATTTCGGCCATCGCCTTCGCCCGCAGCAAACGCGACGCCGACGTCCCGACCTTTCTCGTTCCCAATCGGGTCGATCCCCGAACGCTGGAAGGCCAGCAAATCGTGGAGGCGCTAGGCGAACTGGGAGAGACGGTCTGCGGTCCAATTGCTTCGCGGCTCGCTTACGTCCGTGCCTTCTCTGCTGGCACGCTGCCCCGAGGTTACGCCATCTCGACGGAGCTTGCCGGACTGAGCGAGCCTATACTTGCGGCAGTCCAGCAAGCGATGCACGCCCCCCGTCTGCCGGCGACCTGA